Proteins encoded in a region of the Vibrio sp. CB1-14 genome:
- a CDS encoding ATP-binding protein → MSYLPIERLEQLRIGTVGFVSPSEIRVSLEIDSPDSVSLQGGSPRNFPRINSYVLISSDEGFLVGQVEWIAVEHSPYPKRKGLQDFGLIDLPFPLKKLSINPVGTLRIDRKSDGFKFSRGTDAFPSVGDSVLLPTDQQLRSIIESGENRRVKIGDSPLANNAEIKIDPDRLFGRHVAVLGNTGSGKSCSVAGLIQWSLDAVLRQEQTPNARFIILDPNGEYNRAFGPLSKYKGHLLRVEANSEAGELDLKVPSWLWNSSEWGAFTQASSKVQLPLLRRALRAMRNDVLSADDITIQAKHFCGILLVAMRQLASQGQIYVSGGHAKGLVESLMSWESSLSTLNEKIASQPFNSLLSTINTFLSSRRGIQWPAKPEVSDTDRLIADLKESHVALGGDEQELLPKSEDTPVRFEGDDFVAYLEALAQETGTEQFVEFLLTRIRTMLGDTRISAVTKDSDQPISLTNWLDTFLGKDTHGAITVIDLSLVPNEIIHLVTAVISRVTFEALQRYRKMNGKPLPTVMVAEEAHTFIKRYKEESESQSVSDVCCKVFEKIAREGRKFGLGLVVSSQRPSELSPTVLSQCNTFLLHRISNDRDQEQVHRLVPDNMRGLLRELPSLPSRHAILLGWASELPVLVRMKELTEEQRPQSDDPDFWNVWSNSTAEPREVNWQLIAEEWQNRD, encoded by the coding sequence ATGAGTTACCTACCAATTGAAAGATTAGAGCAGCTACGAATCGGAACTGTTGGTTTTGTATCACCGAGCGAAATTAGAGTATCCTTAGAAATAGACTCCCCAGATTCTGTGTCTCTCCAAGGAGGTTCTCCTCGCAATTTCCCGAGAATAAACAGCTATGTCCTGATAAGCAGCGATGAGGGATTTCTTGTTGGACAAGTTGAATGGATTGCGGTCGAACATTCGCCTTATCCTAAAAGAAAAGGCTTGCAAGATTTTGGCTTGATCGATCTACCTTTCCCACTCAAAAAGCTGAGTATCAATCCTGTGGGCACATTGAGAATCGATAGAAAAAGTGATGGATTCAAGTTTTCTAGAGGCACTGATGCATTTCCCTCTGTTGGTGATTCAGTCCTCCTGCCAACTGACCAACAATTAAGATCGATAATCGAATCAGGTGAGAATAGAAGAGTTAAGATAGGTGATAGTCCTTTAGCCAATAATGCAGAAATTAAAATTGATCCCGACAGACTTTTTGGGCGACACGTAGCTGTTTTGGGTAACACCGGAAGTGGGAAATCGTGCTCTGTTGCCGGGTTGATCCAATGGTCGTTAGACGCTGTATTACGACAGGAGCAGACTCCGAATGCGCGATTTATAATTTTGGATCCTAATGGTGAATACAATCGAGCATTTGGCCCACTATCAAAATATAAAGGACATTTACTACGCGTTGAGGCTAACTCTGAGGCAGGAGAACTAGATTTAAAAGTACCTTCATGGCTATGGAACAGCTCCGAATGGGGAGCTTTCACTCAAGCAAGTTCAAAAGTGCAGCTCCCTTTACTACGTCGTGCTTTGAGAGCCATGAGAAATGATGTTTTGTCTGCAGATGACATAACAATTCAAGCAAAACACTTTTGCGGGATACTTCTCGTTGCTATGAGGCAACTAGCAAGTCAAGGTCAGATATATGTAAGTGGCGGTCATGCCAAGGGCTTGGTTGAGAGCTTGATGTCATGGGAAAGTAGTCTGTCCACGTTAAACGAGAAAATTGCCAGCCAACCTTTCAACAGCTTACTAAGCACTATAAACACTTTTCTGTCCTCTAGAAGAGGAATACAGTGGCCTGCTAAGCCAGAAGTCAGTGATACAGACAGGTTGATCGCTGATTTAAAAGAATCTCATGTCGCTCTTGGTGGTGATGAACAAGAACTACTTCCTAAAAGTGAAGATACACCCGTTCGTTTTGAAGGGGATGACTTTGTCGCATACCTAGAAGCTTTAGCACAAGAAACAGGAACAGAGCAGTTCGTAGAATTTCTTTTAACTCGAATTCGTACAATGTTAGGTGATACTCGAATTAGTGCTGTCACTAAAGATTCGGATCAACCTATTAGCCTAACAAACTGGTTAGACACTTTTCTTGGGAAAGACACGCATGGTGCAATAACCGTGATCGATCTCTCTCTCGTTCCAAATGAAATTATTCACCTCGTAACAGCAGTTATCTCTAGAGTAACATTTGAAGCCCTTCAACGTTACCGGAAAATGAATGGAAAACCACTTCCAACAGTAATGGTTGCAGAAGAAGCCCATACATTCATCAAACGCTATAAGGAAGAAAGTGAGAGCCAATCTGTCTCCGATGTGTGCTGCAAAGTATTTGAAAAAATCGCTCGTGAAGGGCGTAAATTTGGCTTAGGGCTAGTAGTATCATCCCAGCGACCTTCTGAACTATCCCCGACGGTTTTATCTCAATGCAATACTTTTCTATTGCACAGAATCAGCAATGATAGAGACCAAGAACAAGTCCATAGACTTGTTCCCGATAACATGAGGGGCTTATTAAGGGAGCTTCCTTCGTTGCCATCACGCCATGCAATTTTACTAGGATGGGCTTCGGAGTTACCCGTTCTAGTTCGAATGAAAGAACTGACTGAAGAGCAAAGGCCACAGTCTGATGATCCTGATTTCTGGAACGTATGGTCTAATTCAACAGCGGAACCTCGTGAGGTAAACTGGCAGCTCATTGCAGAAGAATGGCAAAACCGAGACTAA